A portion of the Camelus ferus isolate YT-003-E chromosome 16, BCGSAC_Cfer_1.0, whole genome shotgun sequence genome contains these proteins:
- the RAB11FIP4 gene encoding rab11 family-interacting protein 4 isoform X3: MRTPPASVGQGSEVPDPTSADGELLLREPGFFLEDEDEAMTLAPPEGPQESDMDGPMESTQGLEGAVRIPAEEKDAGLGALFLPEDKSLVHTLSMTTSDLSTHSTTSLISNEEQFEDYGEADDVDCAPSSPCPDDETRTNVYSDLGSSVSSSAGQTPRKMRHAYNSELLDVYCSQCCKKINLLNDLEARLKNLKANSPNRKISSTAFGRQLMHSSNFSSSNGSTEDLFRDSIDSCDNDITEKVSFLEKKVTELENDSLTNGDLKSKLKQENTQLVHRVHELEEMVKDQETTAEQALEEEARRHREAYSRLERERGTEIELLNTRVQQLEEENTELRTTVTRLKSQTEKLDEERQRMSDRLEDTSLRLKDEMDLYKRVMDKLRQNRLEFQKEREATQELIEDLRKELEHLQMYKLDCERPGRGRGSSSGLGEFSARAREVELEHEIKRLKQENHKLRDQNDDLNGQILSLSLYEAKNLFATQTKAQSLAAEIDTASRDEVTCPPALALEPGPLSLMEALKEQEEINFRLRQYMDKIILAILDHNPSILEIKH, translated from the exons GGCAGCGAGGTGCCAGACCCCACCTCTGCTGACGGCGAGCTCCTCCTCAGGGAGCCCGGCTTCTTTCTCGAGGACGAGGACGAGGCTATGACGCTCGCCCCACCCGAGGGCCCCCAAGAGTCGGACATGGACGGCCCCATGGAGAGCacccagggcctggagggggcgGTCAGGATTCCTGCCGAGGAGAAGGACGCGGGCCTCGGGGCCCTGTTCCTGCCAGAGGACAA GTCCCTGGTCCACACTCTGTCCATGACGACGTCAGACCTCTCCACGCACTCCACCACCTCGCTCATCAGCAACGAGGAGCAGTTTGAAGACTACGGGGAGGCGGATGATGTGGACTgtgcccccagcagcccctgccctgacGACGAGACCAGGACCAATGTCTACTCGGACCTGGGGTCGTCCGTGTCCTCCAG TGCGGGGCAGACACCTAGGAAAATGCGGCATGCGTACAACAGCGAACTGCTGGATGTTTACTGCTCTCAGTGCTGTAAGAAAATCAACCTGCTCAATGACCTGGAAGCCCGACTCAAAAACCTGAAGGCCAATAG ccCCAACCGAAAGATCTCTAGCACAGCCTTCGGACG GCAGCTCATGCACAGCAGCAACTTCAGCAGCAGTAACGGCAGCACTGAGGACCTCTTCCGGGACAGCATTGACTCCTGTGACAACGACATCACAGAGAAG GTGAGCTTCCTGGAAAAAAAGGTGACAGAGCTGGAGAATGACAGCCTGACCAACGGGGACCTGAAGAGCAAGCTGAAGCAGGAGAACACGCAGCTGGTGCACAG GGTGCACGAGCTGGAGGAGATGGTGAAGGATCAAGAGACCACTGCTGAgcaggccctggaggaggaggcgcGGCGCCACCGCGAGGCCTACAGCAGGCTGGAGCGGGAGCGGGGCACGGAGATCGAGTTGCTCAACACCAG GGTGCAGCAGTTAGAAGAAGAGAACACTGAGCTTAGAACGACAGTGACTCGACTCAAGTCACAAACAGAGAAACTGGATGAG GAGCGGCAGCGCATGTCTGACCGGCTGGAGGACACCAGCCTGCGGCTCAAGGATGAGATGGACCTGTACAAGCGCGTGATGGACAAGCTGAGGCAGAACCGCCTTGAGTTCCAGAAGGAGCGGGAGGCGACGCAGGAG CTCATCGAGGACCTGCGGAAGGAGCTGGAGCACCTGCAGATGTACAAGCTGGACTGCGAGCGGCCAGGCAGGGGCCGCGGCTCGTCCTCTGGCCTGGGCGAGTTCAGTGCCCGGGCCCGAGAGGTGGAGCTGGAACACGAGATCAAGCGGCTCAAGCAG GAGAATCACAAACTGCGAGATCAGAATGATGACTTGAACGGGCAGATCTTGAGCCTCAGCCTCTACGAGGCAAAGAACCTCTTTGCCACCCAGACCAAAGCCCAGTCTCTGGCTGCGGAGATTGACACGGCCTCTCGCGATGAGGTAACGTGCCCACCCGCTCTCGCCTTGGAGCCTGGCCCCTTGTCT CTCATGGAAGCCCTAAAGGAGCAGGAAGAGATCAACTTCCGGCTGAGGCAGTACATGGACAAGATTATCCTTGCCATCCTGGACCACAACCCCTCCATCCTTGAGATCAAACACTGA